A section of the Alkalicoccobacillus plakortidis genome encodes:
- a CDS encoding carbohydrate ABC transporter permease has protein sequence MARKKGFKPNQSIKRPFKPEPYYFITPAIVLLIVFAVLPIFIALVISFTDMDLRGISNWSNITFVGLENYRVLLSDPIFWTSLYNTFFYVVIGVPLVILSSLGAALLLSYGSNKLFQFFRVIYYMPAITNIVAIAVIWGFLYNVSYGLFNQILGFINAGPIPWLEDPTIAKLSLILLAVWKGIGINMLIYLAALQSIPKDYYEAATIDGASRTQQFFKITFPLLGFATFFITVTTLIGWLQFFEEPFVMTQGGPLDGTISIALFIYQTGFSYSNFGYAAAASFVLFIIIIIATLIQFKLRRKQEDI, from the coding sequence ATGGCTCGCAAAAAAGGATTCAAACCAAATCAGTCGATAAAAAGGCCGTTCAAGCCGGAGCCTTATTACTTTATCACACCAGCTATCGTGTTACTTATTGTGTTTGCTGTCTTACCAATTTTCATAGCACTTGTCATTAGCTTCACTGACATGGACTTACGCGGAATTTCAAACTGGTCAAACATCACATTCGTTGGCTTAGAAAACTACCGTGTGTTACTGTCTGATCCTATTTTTTGGACGTCGCTTTACAATACTTTTTTCTATGTTGTTATTGGTGTACCTTTAGTCATTCTTAGCTCACTAGGAGCTGCGTTACTCTTAAGCTATGGATCAAATAAACTCTTTCAATTCTTCAGAGTTATTTATTATATGCCTGCGATTACAAATATCGTTGCAATCGCTGTTATATGGGGATTCTTATACAATGTTTCGTACGGTTTATTTAACCAAATTTTAGGTTTTATTAACGCAGGACCTATTCCATGGTTAGAGGATCCAACGATTGCTAAGCTGTCTCTCATCCTCCTGGCTGTGTGGAAAGGGATTGGGATTAACATGCTCATCTATTTGGCTGCTTTACAGTCCATTCCAAAGGATTATTACGAAGCAGCAACAATCGATGGGGCAAGTCGCACCCAGCAGTTCTTTAAAATTACTTTCCCACTTCTAGGATTTGCGACGTTTTTTATCACAGTAACAACGCTAATTGGTTGGTTACAATTTTTTGAGGAACCATTTGTCATGACACAAGGCGGTCCATTAGATGGCACCATTTCAATCGCCCTGTTCATCTACCAAACTGGTTTTAGCTACAGTAACTTTGGCTATGCTGCCGCCGCTTCATTTGTTCTTTTTATCATCATCATTATCGCGACGCTTATCCAATTTAAGCTACGTAGAAAACAAGAGGATATTTAA
- a CDS encoding carbohydrate ABC transporter permease has protein sequence MAVKHRSKTEVGLVTALLFLVGFILSIPFLWMLLSAFKPNTELIQIPVRILPQTWTLENFTRLFTEMNFGIYLRNTLILVGCSLIGLFFNAMAGYSFAKFDFKGNRPLFFLVLATMMIPGQVTMIPVYLILNQFGLTNTMTGIVLPGLIAAFSIFLFKQFMSTIPDALLEAARLDGAGEFYIFFKLVLPMAKPILAVQGILAFIGAWNSFLWPLIVANSQDLYTLSVGLALLQGQAGENYALQMAGSAVMVVPILIVFAIFQKYIVDGFTMSGIK, from the coding sequence GTGGCTGTCAAACACCGTTCTAAAACAGAGGTAGGACTTGTAACCGCTTTACTGTTTCTTGTAGGATTTATCCTATCCATTCCTTTTTTGTGGATGCTGCTGTCAGCGTTTAAACCAAACACTGAATTGATTCAAATTCCAGTTCGTATACTCCCACAAACATGGACACTAGAAAACTTCACTCGACTATTTACTGAAATGAACTTTGGTATTTATTTACGAAACACACTTATTCTCGTTGGGTGCTCCTTAATAGGATTGTTCTTTAACGCCATGGCTGGATATAGCTTTGCGAAATTTGATTTTAAGGGCAATCGACCATTATTCTTTTTAGTTCTAGCTACAATGATGATTCCTGGACAGGTAACCATGATCCCGGTATACCTGATCTTAAATCAGTTTGGCTTAACGAACACGATGACAGGTATTGTCTTACCAGGTCTTATCGCGGCATTTAGTATCTTTTTGTTTAAACAATTTATGTCTACCATTCCTGACGCCCTACTAGAAGCAGCAAGGTTAGATGGTGCTGGAGAATTTTATATCTTCTTTAAACTAGTTTTACCAATGGCTAAACCGATCTTAGCCGTGCAAGGAATTTTGGCTTTTATCGGAGCATGGAATAGCTTCCTATGGCCACTTATCGTCGCGAACTCACAAGACTTATACACACTCTCTGTTGGACTGGCCCTACTACAAGGACAAGCAGGCGAGAATTACGCTCTGCAAATGGCCGGATCCGCTGTTATGGTTGTACCAATTCTGATTGTCTTTGCGATTTTCCAAAAGTATATTGTCGACGGGTTTACAATGTCAGGAATTAAATAA
- a CDS encoding VanZ family protein, whose translation MTADFIFSTLKDYFLLALLALIALSILFFILYYVVYRKLLGRDKRLSKKQMLVSSMFVGYVIMVIGVTIIDRGAHFNSQTDFSLFNSYREAWNNFGIPDWQFIILNIVMFVPFGILFPLLHSRFQKAVWTIGSGLLFTLSIELFQLITGLGIFEVDDLFNNLLGAILGYGIVMGILKIRKKKFKRAVAYFSPLFLVLILFGGMFAYYHLKEFGNLSLAASTKVDMNETTVILDVVLDDMDSTVPIYKVNSYSHTEAKEFVEAFFKNIDIGTEELEEDLYLDTGFYTTRVDPTFRVSFEFFDGRYDYLDFSSLDGIDLKDTDEKNLLNKLTNFGINIPTHSQFQQTETGSYEWTIRNDLENDQLLEGYISVNYYADDSIKNISNQAHYLRQSKRRSNKK comes from the coding sequence ATGACCGCAGATTTTATTTTTAGCACCTTAAAAGACTATTTTTTATTAGCGTTACTCGCACTCATTGCTTTATCCATTCTTTTCTTTATCCTTTACTATGTAGTCTATCGAAAGCTTTTAGGTAGAGATAAAAGACTTTCCAAAAAGCAGATGCTTGTTAGCTCAATGTTTGTTGGCTATGTCATCATGGTAATTGGCGTTACGATTATTGATAGGGGAGCACATTTCAATAGTCAAACGGATTTCAGTCTCTTTAATTCTTACCGCGAAGCATGGAATAACTTTGGGATTCCAGATTGGCAGTTTATCATCTTAAATATTGTGATGTTTGTTCCATTTGGAATACTTTTTCCACTCCTACATTCACGGTTTCAAAAAGCGGTGTGGACTATCGGATCAGGCCTTCTCTTTACCCTTTCGATCGAACTCTTTCAGTTGATTACAGGTTTAGGAATATTTGAAGTCGATGACCTCTTTAACAATCTGCTTGGTGCTATTCTTGGATACGGAATTGTTATGGGTATTCTAAAAATCCGAAAGAAGAAATTCAAACGAGCTGTTGCTTATTTCTCGCCGTTGTTTCTGGTTTTGATTCTTTTCGGTGGCATGTTTGCTTATTATCATTTAAAGGAATTTGGAAACCTTTCTCTAGCTGCAAGTACAAAAGTAGATATGAATGAAACCACCGTCATTCTTGATGTTGTTCTCGATGACATGGATTCAACAGTTCCTATATACAAGGTGAATAGCTACTCTCATACAGAAGCGAAAGAATTTGTTGAAGCGTTTTTTAAAAATATTGATATAGGTACTGAGGAATTGGAAGAGGACCTCTATCTTGATACCGGTTTTTACACAACTAGGGTAGATCCAACGTTTAGAGTATCTTTTGAATTTTTTGATGGTAGATATGACTATCTTGATTTCTCATCACTTGATGGCATTGATCTAAAAGATACAGATGAGAAAAACCTACTAAATAAGTTAACAAACTTTGGTATAAACATCCCCACTCACTCCCAGTTTCAACAAACTGAAACAGGCAGCTACGAGTGGACTATCCGTAACGACCTAGAAAACGATCAGTTATTAGAAGGTTATATTTCTGTTAACTATTATGCAGACGATAGCATCAAGAATATATCCAACCAAGCTCATTACCTACGACAAAGTAAAAGACGTTCAAATAAAAAGTGA
- a CDS encoding ABC transporter substrate-binding protein has translation MSTYVQQNVRDIEEEYGMPMQHSIHTSNIDEAMARLQEQAVRNQAPDFALIDGYAIERFQDHLQPLNELMDENGMDLDDFLPFAQDVMVGDDGNVYGLYLSTDIRYVFYDTRYVPEPPESWDEAMQISEDLVNQGYEGLVLPLGVGEGTSVTSLWPLFWGQGGELVDENGQPAFYNNENREYMLNVFNAIHDGVETGAISKRMAINGEENDGNAEISTGLVKMLYPGSWQINTFQDILGDDFEHWDVASLPMLEGGDGTSTVGGLGIWHFHR, from the coding sequence ATGAGCACCTATGTTCAACAGAATGTTCGCGATATTGAAGAAGAGTATGGCATGCCAATGCAACATAGCATTCATACCTCGAATATTGATGAGGCTATGGCACGGTTGCAAGAGCAAGCTGTGCGTAATCAGGCTCCTGATTTTGCTTTGATTGATGGATATGCCATTGAGCGTTTTCAAGATCATTTACAACCTTTAAACGAATTGATGGATGAAAACGGTATGGATTTAGATGACTTTTTACCTTTTGCCCAAGATGTGATGGTTGGGGATGATGGAAATGTATATGGTCTGTATTTAAGTACAGACATTCGCTATGTTTTTTATGATACAAGATACGTGCCTGAACCTCCAGAATCCTGGGACGAGGCGATGCAGATCTCAGAAGATCTAGTTAATCAAGGCTATGAAGGTCTGGTCCTTCCTCTGGGTGTAGGTGAAGGTACATCCGTTACGAGTCTTTGGCCGCTGTTTTGGGGACAAGGCGGTGAGCTAGTTGATGAAAATGGACAACCTGCATTTTACAATAACGAAAATCGCGAATACATGTTAAATGTGTTTAACGCCATTCATGATGGAGTTGAAACAGGCGCCATTTCTAAAAGGATGGCCATTAACGGTGAAGAGAATGATGGTAATGCCGAAATTTCAACAGGCTTAGTAAAAATGCTTTATCCAGGTAGTTGGCAAATCAATACGTTTCAAGACATTCTCGGCGATGACTTTGAGCATTGGGATGTTGCATCCTTACCTATGCTTGAGGGTGGAGATGGAACCTCAACTGTAGGTGGCTTGGGCATTTGGCATTTTCACAGATGA
- a CDS encoding LacI family DNA-binding transcriptional regulator: MQMVSIRDIAKKAGVSVTSVSYALNGNPKVSKKTTEHIKQIANELNYRPNAAARTLKTRLTKKIGIFIREDRGIFFGDILSGVIEICSKIGYDAVVCTGENALDSLDNGSVDGGLIMDNRITTEEIMRLADAGRKLVVLDRTFYHKHVRQVLLDNENGVRQMVSHLITLPSKKTYIVSGSAKNFDSQERVKSARKAFAELAPQHPIEVLDGMFNLNGGLDAAKKIEKDWSESPISVFALSDSTAVGMQQYFQQNNYYIGKDILLSGFDNSLLSQYVTPSLTTVDYSTKRWGEEAAKVLLQLISGEEAHHKLIPTTLKTRTSTTG, from the coding sequence ATGCAGATGGTAAGCATCCGAGATATCGCAAAAAAGGCGGGCGTCTCCGTGACGTCCGTCTCATATGCGCTTAATGGTAATCCGAAAGTTTCCAAAAAGACAACAGAGCACATTAAACAAATTGCAAATGAATTGAATTATCGTCCGAATGCGGCAGCACGAACACTAAAGACACGACTCACAAAAAAAATAGGTATCTTTATCCGCGAGGACCGGGGGATTTTTTTTGGTGATATTCTTTCAGGTGTCATTGAAATTTGTTCAAAGATTGGCTATGACGCTGTGGTTTGTACTGGTGAAAATGCATTAGATTCACTTGATAATGGCTCAGTAGATGGCGGTCTTATCATGGATAACCGCATTACAACTGAAGAAATTATGCGGTTAGCGGATGCTGGTAGGAAGCTTGTTGTGCTAGATCGTACCTTTTATCATAAACACGTTCGCCAGGTTCTGTTAGACAATGAAAATGGTGTAAGGCAAATGGTTAGTCATCTCATTACGTTACCTTCTAAAAAAACATACATAGTTTCAGGTAGCGCCAAAAACTTCGATAGTCAGGAACGAGTGAAAAGTGCACGTAAGGCTTTTGCTGAACTTGCCCCTCAACACCCGATCGAAGTTCTCGACGGAATGTTTAATTTAAACGGTGGCTTAGATGCTGCAAAAAAAATTGAGAAGGATTGGTCAGAGAGTCCAATCTCAGTCTTTGCCCTCTCGGATAGTACGGCTGTTGGAATGCAACAGTATTTTCAACAAAACAACTATTACATTGGAAAAGATATCCTCCTTTCTGGCTTTGATAATAGTCTATTGAGTCAATATGTTACTCCTTCCTTAACCACCGTTGACTATTCGACAAAACGTTGGGGTGAGGAAGCAGCAAAGGTTTTACTTCAGCTAATCTCCGGTGAAGAAGCGCATCATAAACTGATTCCAACAACATTAAAAACTAGGACCTCAACTACGGGATAA
- a CDS encoding carbohydrate ABC transporter permease, whose translation MMSKSKNRGLTIALYTSYFLIVVVFLFPLFWVASVSLKTQTELFEVPPSIWPSSWQFENYLHVLQTTPVLTYLWNSLRLVVLTVLVSLCIALPAAFALSRFKLRGKNAFLLVILMTQMISAVVISIPLYRLFASWNLLNNFLLILAIYVAVVLPIATWFMKNYFDTLPEQMDEAAIIDGCNRWQLLTKILLPVARPGIISVVILVAVQSWSQFVIPFILIDDAALYPVSVGVVNLQSTQAQITTHYLAAGSIMSIVPVIILFLLLQKYIVGALTSGAVKG comes from the coding sequence ATGATGTCAAAATCAAAAAATCGTGGGCTTACCATCGCCCTATATACGAGTTATTTCTTGATTGTTGTTGTGTTTTTATTCCCGCTTTTTTGGGTCGCTTCTGTGTCTTTAAAAACACAAACTGAGTTATTTGAGGTTCCTCCATCCATCTGGCCATCAAGCTGGCAATTTGAAAATTATTTACATGTTCTGCAAACCACACCGGTTCTCACCTACTTATGGAATTCACTCAGGCTTGTGGTATTAACCGTGTTGGTTAGCTTGTGTATTGCATTGCCTGCAGCCTTTGCTTTGTCTCGCTTTAAGTTGAGAGGGAAAAATGCGTTTCTACTAGTGATCCTCATGACTCAGATGATCTCCGCGGTGGTTATCTCCATTCCACTGTATCGGTTATTTGCTAGTTGGAACCTTTTAAACAACTTCCTTTTGATTTTAGCGATTTACGTAGCTGTGGTTCTGCCAATTGCCACATGGTTTATGAAAAACTATTTTGACACATTACCAGAGCAAATGGATGAAGCTGCAATCATAGATGGCTGCAATCGTTGGCAACTACTCACAAAAATTTTGCTACCCGTTGCACGGCCGGGGATTATATCTGTCGTCATTTTAGTAGCTGTTCAGAGCTGGTCACAGTTTGTTATCCCATTCATTCTAATTGATGATGCGGCGCTTTATCCCGTATCAGTTGGAGTAGTAAATCTACAATCAACGCAAGCACAAATCACAACCCACTATCTAGCAGCCGGCAGCATTATGTCAATCGTTCCGGTTATCATCTTGTTTTTGTTGCTGCAGAAGTACATTGTTGGCGCCTTAACTTCTGGTGCCGTAAAAGGATAA
- the bglX gene encoding beta-glucosidase BglX, with amino-acid sequence MERQKVKQLLSEMTIEEKVGQLTQFAGLFYSTQTNDVPVTGPVDFPVNDEIIETSGSVLGIAGAKKLIDIQKTYLEKSRLNIPLLFMADVINGFETIFPIPLGLGATWEPSLIEELQAVSAKEATSAGLHVSFAPMADLVRDPRWGRVMESTGEDPYLNGLFAEATVRGLQGEDLTQNSEHLAACVKHFAAYGAAEGGRDYNTVDVSERELREMHMPAYKAALEAGVKLVMTAFNTVHSVPATGNQALLRGMLREEYGFEGLVISDFGAVQELIPHGVAEDETEASKKALLAGVDIDMMSLCYSHSLTQLIKEKKLDESLLNEAVERVLHLKNDLGLFEDPYRGTSEKREKSTLGHASHKELARTVAEKSSVLLKNNDILPLTKETTIALVGPYADNNDLLGEWSIFGNMDETATLKDKLQEAFPTLTFAKGSDLYERNQDLLEEAIHSATHADVVVLALGEGRDRSGEGRSRSSITLSPSQIELAKKISELGKPVVVTLFNARPIDLTELEPYVDAILECWHPGSEGASAIVNLLIGDANPSGKLTMSFPRATGQIPVYYNAYNTGRPLPAGSEERFFSRYIDIPNEPLYPFGYGLSYASFEYSEARSNGDKFDRKQTLQVEIDVTNTCNVEGEEIVQLYIQDPVAEVTRPVKELKGFKKITLAPNETKTVSFEISEPMLRYHHSDLSYSSDPGTFYVFINGSSNCTDTNKLTITLTEA; translated from the coding sequence ATGGAGAGACAGAAAGTAAAGCAACTTTTGTCAGAAATGACGATCGAAGAAAAAGTAGGTCAGCTCACTCAATTTGCTGGTTTGTTTTATTCCACGCAAACAAATGATGTTCCTGTTACCGGACCTGTAGACTTCCCAGTGAATGATGAAATCATTGAGACCAGTGGCTCAGTTCTTGGAATTGCTGGTGCAAAAAAGCTAATTGACATTCAAAAAACTTATCTTGAAAAAAGCAGACTTAACATTCCACTTCTTTTTATGGCAGATGTCATTAATGGTTTTGAAACCATTTTCCCTATTCCACTTGGTCTTGGTGCAACCTGGGAACCTAGTTTAATCGAAGAATTGCAAGCGGTTTCAGCTAAAGAAGCAACAAGTGCTGGTCTTCATGTTAGTTTTGCGCCAATGGCTGACCTAGTTCGCGACCCACGTTGGGGCAGAGTGATGGAATCAACAGGTGAGGACCCCTATTTGAATGGGCTATTTGCAGAAGCAACCGTTCGTGGCTTACAAGGAGAAGACTTAACTCAAAACAGCGAACATCTTGCGGCTTGTGTAAAACATTTTGCTGCATACGGTGCTGCTGAAGGTGGTCGTGATTACAATACTGTTGATGTATCAGAGCGTGAGCTGAGAGAAATGCATATGCCAGCATACAAAGCCGCACTTGAAGCCGGTGTAAAACTTGTCATGACTGCATTTAATACCGTCCATTCTGTCCCTGCTACTGGAAACCAAGCTTTATTACGTGGAATGCTGAGAGAAGAGTATGGCTTTGAAGGGCTTGTAATCTCTGACTTTGGAGCTGTACAAGAGCTAATCCCCCATGGAGTTGCTGAAGATGAAACCGAAGCTTCCAAAAAAGCTCTTCTGGCAGGTGTTGATATTGATATGATGAGTTTATGTTACTCGCATTCACTTACCCAGTTGATTAAAGAAAAAAAGCTAGACGAATCCCTGCTTAACGAAGCAGTTGAACGTGTGCTTCATTTAAAAAACGATCTTGGTTTGTTTGAAGATCCGTATCGTGGAACAAGTGAAAAAAGAGAAAAAAGTACATTAGGTCATGCCTCTCACAAAGAATTAGCAAGAACAGTCGCAGAAAAAAGTTCTGTGCTCTTAAAAAATAATGATATTCTGCCGCTTACTAAAGAAACAACGATTGCCCTAGTTGGCCCTTACGCAGATAATAATGACCTGCTTGGAGAGTGGTCTATCTTTGGGAACATGGATGAAACGGCTACATTAAAGGACAAGTTGCAAGAGGCTTTCCCTACTCTTACCTTTGCAAAAGGATCTGATCTTTATGAACGGAATCAAGATTTGCTAGAAGAAGCGATCCATTCGGCAACTCATGCTGATGTCGTTGTCCTTGCATTAGGAGAGGGGCGAGATCGCAGTGGAGAAGGCCGGAGTCGGTCATCTATCACACTATCACCCTCTCAAATAGAGTTAGCAAAAAAAATCAGCGAGTTAGGAAAACCAGTGGTTGTCACTTTATTCAATGCACGTCCTATTGATCTTACAGAATTAGAACCTTATGTTGATGCCATTTTGGAATGCTGGCATCCGGGATCAGAAGGGGCTTCAGCCATTGTCAATCTATTAATTGGTGATGCCAATCCAAGTGGCAAGCTAACGATGTCTTTCCCTAGAGCTACCGGACAGATACCCGTTTACTACAATGCCTATAATACAGGCAGGCCATTACCAGCAGGAAGTGAAGAACGATTTTTCTCACGTTATATCGACATTCCGAATGAACCCCTTTATCCATTTGGTTATGGATTAAGTTACGCTTCTTTTGAGTACAGTGAAGCCCGCTCAAATGGGGACAAATTCGATAGAAAACAAACGTTACAAGTAGAAATTGATGTCACCAACACCTGTAATGTAGAAGGTGAAGAGATTGTTCAACTCTATATCCAAGACCCAGTTGCAGAAGTGACTCGTCCTGTGAAGGAACTAAAAGGATTTAAAAAAATCACATTAGCACCAAATGAGACAAAAACCGTTTCGTTTGAAATAAGTGAACCGATGCTAAGGTATCATCATAGTGACTTATCCTATTCAAGTGATCCAGGAACATTTTATGTATTTATAAACGGTAGCAGTAATTGTACGGATACAAACAAACTTACTATTACACTTACAGAAGCATAA
- a CDS encoding extracellular solute-binding protein codes for MKTKIALTTALVLTVLGGCSNENENEITLDVWAIGWEAEQLVNEGYILAFEEENPGVKVNLQAIPWDNIYDNLLTAVASGSGPDVVQVGSSYMADFSSTGSFLPLDDYVDEYPNLDPSHFFDGAVDSAVYNGELMAVPWYVETRVLFYRTDLLAEVGYPDGPDTWEELYDAAKALYNRGDGLYGMTLPENDDTIPYIFAWQNGVEFETEDKGVDFSDPAFIESVEYYTRFFKEDLAPLGLGLDPMQSFVDGIQPMFFEPPFRYQQLIDNYPDFDEWDTKMMPGKENNDSVIGGSNMAVFEWTEHPDEAVSFLSYLTDRQTQIDYFKDVKVLPPRIDAWEDPALQEDERLYRYYEQLQHSRAQPQVLNWNRINDEWKRSEQRITRAWLFS; via the coding sequence GTGAAGACGAAAATAGCTCTTACAACAGCTCTTGTATTAACCGTTCTTGGAGGATGCTCAAACGAAAATGAAAATGAGATCACACTTGATGTTTGGGCGATCGGGTGGGAAGCAGAACAGTTAGTAAATGAAGGCTACATTCTAGCATTTGAAGAAGAGAACCCTGGAGTAAAGGTTAATCTTCAAGCTATTCCTTGGGACAATATCTACGATAATCTATTAACTGCGGTTGCTTCAGGAAGTGGACCAGATGTTGTTCAGGTTGGATCTTCCTACATGGCTGACTTTTCAAGTACAGGATCGTTTCTTCCACTAGATGATTATGTCGATGAGTATCCTAATCTTGATCCTTCACACTTTTTTGATGGTGCTGTTGATTCAGCTGTTTATAATGGAGAGTTAATGGCTGTACCTTGGTATGTAGAAACTCGTGTTCTTTTTTACCGGACAGACTTGCTTGCTGAGGTTGGCTATCCAGATGGTCCAGATACATGGGAAGAGCTCTATGATGCTGCCAAAGCACTCTATAATCGGGGAGACGGCTTATATGGGATGACTTTACCTGAGAATGATGATACTATCCCCTACATTTTCGCATGGCAAAATGGGGTAGAGTTTGAAACAGAGGACAAAGGTGTAGATTTCTCTGATCCAGCATTTATTGAATCAGTTGAGTATTATACTCGTTTCTTTAAAGAAGATCTTGCTCCTCTTGGATTAGGTTTAGACCCTATGCAATCCTTTGTTGATGGAATTCAACCTATGTTCTTTGAGCCACCATTCCGCTATCAGCAATTGATTGATAACTACCCTGATTTTGATGAGTGGGACACAAAAATGATGCCAGGAAAAGAAAATAACGACTCTGTTATTGGTGGTTCAAACATGGCTGTTTTTGAATGGACGGAACACCCTGACGAAGCCGTTTCCTTTCTCTCTTATTTGACAGACCGGCAAACACAAATTGATTACTTTAAGGATGTAAAAGTCCTGCCTCCTAGAATAGACGCTTGGGAGGATCCAGCTTTGCAGGAAGATGAGAGACTTTACAGATATTATGAGCAGCTTCAGCACTCCAGAGCACAGCCCCAGGTTTTAAACTGGAATCGTATCAATGACGAATGGAAACGCTCAGAGCAGCGAATAACCAGAGCTTGGTTATTCAGTTGA
- a CDS encoding carbohydrate ABC transporter permease, with amino-acid sequence MKTEHKIQSPIKPTKTSFADTPFPWLIPLSLLLLAVFLYPIFEIIRMSFTDMNLVDTEFTYTLESYVRLFTLPGFWPMLGTTSFFVFFSVIFQLFCGFVVALLIVRGENLKLRGTIIVRTSVLVAWAIPGVVIGIIFEMLYTETQAGILNYFLSMVGLGPITFLSDPTMALLSVTLANIWRGTAFSMILMYAGLQTVSKDVLEAATIDGAGAFQRLRNVILPAIAPIVLINLIIISIDTFNTFDMVMALTQGGPGNSTEVIALSIYTSIFQEFNLGVGAATSVILLAINVLMTLVYLFVLGKGRDEA; translated from the coding sequence ATGAAAACAGAGCATAAGATTCAATCACCTATTAAACCAACAAAAACGTCCTTTGCTGATACGCCATTTCCATGGTTGATCCCACTCAGTCTACTACTTCTAGCCGTATTCTTATACCCGATTTTTGAGATTATACGAATGAGCTTTACTGATATGAATCTTGTTGATACAGAGTTCACCTATACACTCGAATCCTATGTACGTTTATTCACGCTACCAGGGTTCTGGCCAATGCTTGGCACAACTAGCTTTTTTGTATTCTTTAGTGTGATTTTTCAATTATTCTGTGGTTTTGTTGTTGCTCTTTTGATTGTCCGTGGAGAGAACTTAAAGCTTAGAGGTACAATTATTGTCAGAACCTCTGTTTTAGTTGCATGGGCTATTCCTGGAGTTGTGATTGGGATTATTTTTGAAATGCTTTATACAGAAACTCAGGCAGGTATCTTAAATTATTTCCTTTCAATGGTTGGTTTAGGTCCAATTACGTTTTTATCCGATCCGACCATGGCTCTTCTATCAGTTACGCTTGCAAATATCTGGCGTGGAACGGCATTTAGTATGATTTTAATGTACGCAGGATTGCAAACGGTTTCTAAGGATGTTTTGGAAGCTGCTACCATTGATGGTGCTGGAGCCTTTCAACGTCTGCGGAATGTCATTTTACCTGCAATTGCACCCATTGTGTTAATCAATCTCATTATCATTTCCATTGATACTTTTAACACATTTGATATGGTGATGGCCTTAACACAAGGTGGTCCAGGGAACAGCACAGAAGTGATTGCGTTAAGTATCTACACCTCTATCTTCCAAGAGTTTAATTTAGGTGTGGGCGCAGCAACCTCGGTCATTTTGTTAGCTATTAATGTACTGATGACACTTGTTTACTTATTTGTGCTTGGGAAAGGTAGGGATGAAGCATGA